A portion of the Polaribacter cellanae genome contains these proteins:
- a CDS encoding NAD(P)H-dependent oxidoreductase, giving the protein MNIINSLQWRYAVKKFDAKKTLSQVQINTLKEAFNLTATSYGLQPLKLLIINNKEIQKELVAHSWNQPQVLEASHVLVICVPKTYTIEEIQKYFSLVKEIRNTPDAILNPFKEFLTAEINKKTQEELLVWNKKQAYLALGNLLTVCALENIDSCPMEGFIPEKYDKVLNLEQQNLHSVLVLPVGFRAEDDYMKDLKKVRKNITETVIEIS; this is encoded by the coding sequence ATGAACATTATAAATAGTTTACAGTGGAGATATGCTGTTAAAAAATTCGATGCAAAAAAAACACTTTCACAAGTACAAATAAACACTTTAAAAGAAGCTTTTAACTTAACTGCGACCTCTTATGGATTGCAACCTTTAAAACTTTTAATCATAAACAATAAAGAAATTCAAAAAGAATTAGTAGCACATTCTTGGAACCAGCCGCAAGTTTTAGAAGCTTCTCATGTATTGGTTATTTGCGTTCCTAAAACTTACACAATAGAAGAAATTCAAAAATATTTTAGCTTGGTAAAAGAAATAAGAAATACACCCGATGCAATTTTAAATCCTTTTAAAGAATTTTTAACTGCGGAAATCAACAAAAAAACACAAGAAGAATTGCTTGTATGGAACAAAAAACAAGCGTATTTAGCTTTAGGAAACTTACTAACTGTTTGCGCTTTAGAAAATATCGATTCTTGTCCAATGGAAGGTTTTATTCCCGAAAAATACGACAAAGTTTTAAACTTAGAACAACAAAACCTACATTCTGTCTTAGTACTTCCTGTAGGTTTTAGAGCAGAAGACGATTATATGAAAGATTTAAAAAAAGTTAGGAAAAATATAACAGAAACAGTTATTGAAATCTCTTAA